The proteins below come from a single Crossiella sp. CA-258035 genomic window:
- a CDS encoding penicillin acylase family protein — MRRFLLVALVLVSVGAGLTPATAAPALDVHRIPGVRGPVRVVTDTWGVPHVFATHQDDAFLAQGFLAARDRLFQIDLWRRRGLGQLAEVLGPDYVEQDRATRLFLYRGDLDREWAAYGERARGIATRFTQGINAYLDHLARTPAALPEEFRRLGYRPARWSPEDVVRIRSHGLTGNLTDEVTRARIACAAGAETDKLRQRLQPDRPIQSPGGLDPCVVPADVLKVFTLATQQVSFTGGAVVATPKEDVSEGSNNWAIAPSRTGTGRAQLANDPHRAYAAPSLRYLSHLSAPGLNVIGANEPALPGVSIGHNGRIAFGLTIFRMDQEDLYVYQLDPANPGRYRYRDGWEPIKVLREKIAVAGAEPVEVELPFTRHGPVLASGNGHAFAVRSAWLEPGMAPYFGSVRYMYEQDFAGFKAAMRNWGAPTENQVYADTSGNIGWVPGGLSPKRSGYDGLLPAPGDGRFEWTGFHTGDDLPHAYNPERGYVATANQYNLPPGFPHPIGFEWGLPYRHDRITEVLNADKRFTVADAQRLQNDQLSIPARELTKVLATVPAADPLSGKALTLLRGWDAVLAAESARAALFEVWLSRHLNSAFTQAVAPAAAPLIPVPDTRNLLEAMARPEKWFGADPVAKRDKLVTSTLAAAWRELENLLGPDPAAWRWGRLQHTLFQHPLSPALSPAERARFDVGPFPRGGSKDTVNQSSYRRTDFRQTSGASFRMVLDVGNWDAARAINTPGQSGVQANRHYRDLAGKWRDGEYFPLLYSRAAVERHADRITLLLP; from the coding sequence ATGAGACGGTTCCTGCTGGTGGCACTCGTGTTGGTCAGCGTCGGCGCTGGTCTGACGCCCGCGACGGCCGCGCCCGCGCTCGACGTGCACCGCATCCCCGGGGTCAGGGGGCCGGTGCGGGTGGTCACCGACACCTGGGGCGTGCCGCACGTCTTCGCCACCCATCAGGATGACGCTTTCCTGGCCCAGGGCTTCCTGGCGGCCAGGGACCGGCTGTTCCAGATCGACCTGTGGCGGCGGCGCGGTCTCGGGCAGCTCGCCGAGGTGCTCGGCCCGGACTACGTCGAACAGGACCGGGCCACCCGGCTGTTCCTCTACCGCGGCGACCTGGACCGGGAGTGGGCGGCTTACGGCGAGCGGGCCCGCGGCATCGCCACCCGGTTCACCCAGGGCATCAACGCCTACCTCGACCACCTGGCCCGCACCCCGGCCGCGCTGCCGGAGGAGTTCCGCCGCCTCGGCTACCGGCCGGCCAGGTGGTCGCCGGAGGACGTGGTGCGCATCCGCAGCCACGGCCTGACCGGCAACCTCACCGACGAGGTGACCAGGGCCAGGATCGCCTGCGCCGCTGGTGCGGAGACCGACAAGCTGCGGCAGCGGTTGCAGCCCGACCGCCCGATCCAGTCGCCGGGCGGACTCGACCCGTGCGTGGTCCCGGCCGACGTGCTGAAGGTGTTCACCCTGGCCACCCAGCAGGTCAGCTTCACCGGCGGCGCGGTGGTGGCGACGCCGAAGGAGGACGTCAGCGAGGGCAGCAACAACTGGGCGATCGCGCCCAGCCGCACCGGCACCGGCCGCGCCCAGCTGGCCAACGACCCGCACCGCGCCTACGCCGCGCCCTCGCTGCGCTACCTCAGCCACCTGTCCGCGCCCGGCCTCAACGTGATCGGCGCGAACGAGCCCGCGCTGCCCGGCGTCTCCATCGGGCACAACGGCCGGATCGCCTTCGGCCTGACCATCTTCCGGATGGACCAGGAGGACTTGTACGTCTACCAGTTGGATCCCGCCAACCCCGGCCGCTACCGGTACCGCGACGGCTGGGAGCCGATCAAGGTGCTGCGCGAGAAGATCGCGGTGGCCGGTGCGGAACCGGTGGAGGTGGAGCTGCCGTTCACCCGGCACGGACCGGTGCTGGCCAGCGGGAACGGGCACGCCTTCGCGGTCCGCTCGGCCTGGCTGGAACCCGGCATGGCGCCCTACTTCGGCAGCGTGCGGTACATGTACGAGCAGGACTTCGCCGGGTTCAAGGCGGCCATGCGCAACTGGGGCGCGCCGACGGAGAACCAGGTCTACGCCGACACCAGCGGCAACATCGGCTGGGTGCCGGGCGGGCTGTCGCCCAAGCGTTCCGGCTACGACGGCCTGCTGCCCGCGCCCGGCGACGGCCGGTTCGAGTGGACCGGTTTCCACACCGGCGACGACCTGCCGCACGCCTACAACCCGGAGCGGGGCTACGTGGCCACGGCCAACCAGTACAACCTGCCGCCGGGCTTCCCGCACCCGATCGGATTCGAGTGGGGCCTGCCGTACCGGCACGACCGGATCACCGAGGTGCTCAACGCGGACAAGCGGTTCACCGTGGCCGACGCCCAGCGCCTGCAGAACGACCAGCTGTCCATCCCGGCCCGCGAGCTGACCAAGGTGCTGGCCACCGTGCCCGCGGCGGATCCGTTGTCCGGCAAGGCATTGACGCTGCTGCGCGGCTGGGACGCGGTGCTGGCGGCGGAGTCCGCGCGGGCCGCGCTGTTCGAGGTGTGGCTGAGCAGGCACCTCAACTCGGCCTTCACCCAGGCCGTGGCCCCCGCCGCCGCGCCGCTGATCCCCGTCCCGGACACCCGCAACCTCCTGGAAGCCATGGCCCGCCCGGAGAAGTGGTTCGGCGCGGACCCGGTGGCCAAGCGGGACAAGCTGGTCACCAGCACCCTGGCCGCGGCCTGGCGGGAGCTGGAGAACCTGCTCGGCCCGGACCCGGCGGCCTGGCGGTGGGGCCGGTTGCAGCACACGCTGTTCCAGCACCCGCTGAGCCCTGCGCTGTCCCCGGCGGAGCGGGCCCGCTTCGACGTCGGCCCGTTCCCGCGCGGCGGTTCGAAGGACACGGTGAACCAGTCCTCCTACCGGCGCACCGACTTCCGGCAGACCAGCGGCGCCTCGTTCCGGATGGTGCTGGACGTGGGCAACTGGGACGCCGCCCGCGCGATCAACACCCCCGGCCAGTCCGGTGTGCAGGCGAACCGGCACTACCGGGACCTGGCCGGGAAGTGGCGGGACGGCGAGTACTTCCCGCTGCTCTACAGCCGCGCCGCGGTGGAGCGGCACGCCGACCGGATCACCCTGTTGCTGCCGTGA
- a CDS encoding SRPBCC family protein, translating into MTATRHLTGQFPLPLPPAAAFPLFTARGEQRWVPGWQPRFPVSTVDDTEPGTVFETTVDGETTTWIVLDRQPDRRISYARVTPGSRAGTVTVEVEPNGTGSVVTVSYQLTPLSPEGERALAEFAAGYPEFLRSWETLIKAMS; encoded by the coding sequence ATGACGGCTACCCGGCACCTGACCGGCCAGTTCCCGCTCCCACTGCCCCCGGCCGCGGCCTTCCCGTTGTTCACCGCGCGCGGTGAACAACGCTGGGTGCCCGGCTGGCAACCCCGGTTCCCGGTGTCCACAGTGGACGACACCGAACCCGGCACCGTGTTCGAGACCACTGTGGACGGTGAGACCACCACCTGGATCGTGCTGGACCGCCAGCCGGACCGCCGGATCAGCTACGCCAGGGTCACCCCCGGCTCGCGGGCGGGCACGGTCACGGTGGAGGTCGAGCCGAACGGCACCGGCTCCGTGGTCACGGTCAGCTACCAGCTCACTCCGCTGAGTCCGGAGGGTGAGCGGGCGCTGGCCGAGTTCGCCGCCGGGTACCCGGAGTTCCTGCGCTCCTGGGAGACGCTCATCAAGGCCATGAGTTAG
- the otsB gene encoding trehalose-phosphatase, which translates to MPERTAAAALPAELRRAVVQLARTPRLLIACDYDGTLAPIVADPERARPLPESVNALRSLAALPSTTVAVISGRALRDLATLSRLPAEVHLVGSHGSEFDVGFVHQLAPAAKDRLTRVRRALEALTANTAGVHLEFKPASVAVHIRRADPEVGERVFAAVRQGPCTWPEIQVTEGKAVIELAVIRTDKGHALDVLRHQVAASAALFIGDDVTDEKAFQALAGPDLGIKVGDGQTAAEYRLPDTPEIALVLAFLLEERRNWLYGEQAVPIERLTMLANERSVALVTPDARLTWLCHPEPDSAAVFADLLGGPSAGHFSIKPERNGLPLGQRYVPGTMTVETRWSKLLVTDYLDHYAPPQRTDLIRVISGNTTAQVTFAPRPEFGQVPVSLVAESGGLRVLGTTDPIVLRSPGVDWEIVSDGQHDTAQALVTVRPDAPVVLELRCGTSDLTAAAPEAERRARADAYWTEWLAALNLPRTQRDLVARSALTLRGLQHGETGAFLAAATSSLPEEIGGVRNWDYRYCWVRDAALSAQALVSLGSLTEAESYLNWVHRVLATLTGPERLHPLYTLHGTTLGPEAVLDTLPGYAGSRPVRVGNLANQQVQLDVFGPVVDLVRKLSDARGKLTDDDWRMVEAMAEAVTRRWHEPDHGIWEERAAPRHRVYSKVMCWVTLDRAITLGETYGRDLDPSWIPLRHTIATDVLEHGWNEEVQSFTTAYDGTDLDAATLHIGLSGLIDPTDERFQATVTATEAELRSGVTVYRYHRDDGLPGSEGGWHLCAAWMIEAYLLTGRRTEAEELFQQMVDCAGPTGLLPEEYDPVAERSLGNHPQAYSHLGLIRCAQLLDTLG; encoded by the coding sequence GTGCCCGAGCGCACCGCGGCCGCCGCGCTGCCCGCCGAGCTGCGCCGGGCGGTCGTGCAGCTGGCCCGCACGCCAAGACTGCTCATCGCCTGCGACTACGACGGCACCCTGGCCCCGATCGTGGCCGATCCCGAGCGGGCCCGGCCATTGCCGGAGTCGGTGAACGCGCTGCGCTCGCTGGCCGCGCTGCCCTCCACCACGGTCGCGGTCATCTCCGGCCGGGCCCTGCGTGACCTGGCCACGCTGTCCCGGCTGCCCGCCGAGGTGCACCTGGTGGGCTCGCACGGCTCGGAGTTCGACGTGGGCTTCGTGCACCAGCTCGCCCCCGCGGCCAAGGACCGCCTCACCAGGGTCCGGCGCGCGCTGGAAGCCCTGACCGCGAACACCGCCGGCGTGCACCTGGAGTTCAAGCCCGCCTCGGTCGCCGTGCACATCCGCCGGGCCGACCCCGAGGTCGGTGAGCGCGTCTTCGCCGCCGTCCGGCAAGGCCCGTGCACCTGGCCGGAAATCCAGGTCACCGAAGGAAAAGCGGTCATCGAGCTGGCCGTGATCCGCACCGACAAGGGCCACGCCCTGGACGTGCTCCGGCACCAGGTGGCCGCCTCGGCCGCGTTGTTCATCGGCGACGACGTCACCGACGAGAAGGCGTTCCAGGCCCTGGCCGGGCCGGACCTGGGCATCAAGGTCGGCGACGGGCAGACCGCGGCGGAGTACCGCCTCCCGGACACTCCAGAAATCGCGCTGGTGCTGGCCTTCCTGCTGGAGGAACGGCGGAACTGGCTCTACGGCGAGCAGGCCGTGCCCATCGAACGCCTCACCATGCTGGCCAACGAACGCTCGGTCGCCCTGGTCACCCCCGATGCCCGGCTGACCTGGCTGTGCCACCCGGAACCCGACTCGGCCGCGGTCTTCGCCGACCTGTTGGGCGGGCCGTCCGCAGGCCACTTCTCCATCAAGCCCGAGCGCAACGGCCTGCCGCTGGGCCAGCGCTATGTCCCCGGCACCATGACGGTGGAAACGCGCTGGTCCAAGCTGCTGGTCACCGACTACCTGGACCACTACGCGCCACCCCAGCGCACCGACCTGATCCGGGTGATCTCCGGCAACACCACCGCCCAGGTGACCTTCGCGCCGCGCCCGGAGTTCGGCCAGGTCCCGGTGTCCCTGGTGGCCGAATCCGGTGGCCTGCGCGTGCTGGGCACCACCGACCCGATCGTGCTGCGTTCCCCCGGCGTCGACTGGGAGATCGTCTCCGACGGCCAGCACGACACCGCCCAGGCCCTGGTCACGGTCCGCCCGGATGCCCCGGTGGTGCTGGAACTGCGTTGCGGCACCAGCGATCTGACCGCCGCCGCTCCCGAAGCCGAACGCCGGGCCCGCGCCGACGCCTACTGGACCGAATGGCTCGCCGCCCTGAACCTGCCCCGTACCCAGCGCGACCTGGTGGCCCGTTCCGCGCTCACCCTGCGCGGCCTCCAGCACGGCGAAACCGGCGCTTTCCTGGCCGCGGCCACCTCCTCGCTGCCGGAGGAGATCGGCGGCGTGCGCAACTGGGACTACCGCTACTGCTGGGTCCGCGACGCCGCTCTGTCCGCGCAAGCGTTGGTATCACTGGGATCTCTCACCGAGGCCGAGTCCTACCTGAACTGGGTGCACCGGGTGCTGGCCACCCTGACCGGCCCGGAGCGGCTGCACCCGCTCTACACCCTGCACGGCACCACGCTCGGCCCGGAAGCGGTGCTGGACACCCTGCCCGGCTACGCGGGCTCCCGCCCCGTCCGCGTCGGAAACCTGGCCAACCAACAGGTCCAGCTCGACGTCTTCGGCCCGGTCGTGGACCTGGTGCGGAAGCTCAGCGACGCCAGGGGCAAACTCACCGACGACGACTGGCGCATGGTCGAAGCCATGGCCGAAGCCGTCACCCGCCGCTGGCACGAGCCCGACCACGGCATCTGGGAGGAGCGCGCCGCACCGCGGCACCGCGTCTACTCCAAGGTCATGTGCTGGGTCACCCTGGACCGCGCGATCACGCTGGGGGAGACCTACGGCCGCGACCTCGACCCCAGCTGGATCCCGTTGCGGCACACCATTGCCACCGATGTGCTGGAACACGGCTGGAACGAGGAGGTCCAGTCCTTCACCACCGCCTACGACGGCACCGACCTGGACGCCGCGACCCTCCACATTGGACTCTCGGGCCTGATTGATCCAACGGACGAACGGTTCCAGGCCACGGTCACCGCGACCGAGGCGGAACTCCGGTCGGGCGTGACGGTCTACCGGTACCACCGCGACGACGGCCTGCCGGGCTCGGAGGGCGGCTGGCACCTGTGCGCGGCCTGGATGATCGAGGCGTACCTGCTCACCGGCCGCCGGACCGAGGCCGAGGAGCTGTTCCAGCAGATGGTCGACTGCGCCGGGCCGACCGGGCTGCTGCCGGAGGAGTACGACCCGGTGGCCGAGCGCTCGCTGGGCAACCACCCGCAGGCGTACTCGCACCTCGGTCTGATCCGCTGCGCCCAGCTGCTGGACACGCTGGGCTAG
- the argG gene encoding argininosuccinate synthase gives MSKVLTSLPVGERVGIAFSGGLDTSVAVAWMRDKGAVPCAYTADIGQADEPDIDSVPGRATAYGAEVARLVDCKAALVEEGFAALACGAFHIRSGGRTYFNTTPLGRAVTGTLLVRAMLEDDVQIWGDGSTFKGNDIERFYRYGLLANPSLRIYKPWLDADFVTELGGRKEMSEWLLSHDLPYRDSTEKAYSTDANIWGATHEAKQLEHLDTGIEIVEPIMGVKFWDPAVDILTEDVTIGFQQGRPVSINGKEFPSPVDLVLEANAIGGRHGIGMSDQIENRIIEAKSRGIYEAPGMALLHAAYERLVNAIHNEDTLASYHTEGRKLGRLLYEGRWLDPQSLMIREALQRWVGNAVTGEVTLRLRRGEDFSVLDTSGPWFSYHPDKLSMERTEDSAFGPVDRIGQLTMRNLDIADSRARLEQYAGLGMVGSTHPALLGVQQVPPTELVGDMPEGGAEAIASRGMAEGDDELLDFAAIESGAD, from the coding sequence GTGTCCAAGGTGCTTACCTCACTGCCTGTCGGAGAACGTGTCGGGATCGCCTTCTCCGGCGGCCTCGACACGTCCGTAGCTGTCGCGTGGATGCGTGACAAGGGCGCCGTCCCGTGCGCCTACACCGCTGACATCGGCCAAGCCGACGAACCCGACATCGACTCCGTGCCAGGGCGGGCCACCGCCTACGGCGCCGAGGTCGCCCGGCTGGTCGACTGCAAGGCGGCCCTGGTGGAGGAGGGGTTCGCGGCGCTGGCCTGCGGGGCCTTCCACATCCGCTCCGGTGGCCGCACCTACTTCAACACCACCCCGCTCGGCCGCGCCGTGACCGGCACCCTGCTGGTCCGCGCGATGCTCGAGGACGACGTGCAGATCTGGGGCGACGGCTCCACCTTCAAGGGCAACGACATCGAGCGGTTCTACCGGTACGGGCTGCTCGCCAACCCCTCGCTGCGGATCTACAAGCCGTGGCTGGACGCCGACTTCGTCACCGAGCTCGGCGGCCGCAAGGAGATGTCGGAGTGGCTGCTCAGCCACGACCTGCCCTACCGGGACAGCACCGAGAAGGCCTACTCCACCGACGCCAACATCTGGGGCGCCACGCACGAGGCCAAGCAGCTGGAGCACCTGGACACCGGCATCGAGATCGTCGAGCCGATCATGGGCGTGAAGTTCTGGGACCCCGCAGTGGACATCCTCACCGAGGACGTCACCATCGGCTTCCAGCAGGGCCGGCCGGTCTCGATCAACGGCAAGGAGTTCCCCAGCCCGGTTGACCTGGTACTGGAGGCCAACGCCATCGGCGGCAGGCACGGCATCGGCATGTCCGACCAGATCGAGAACCGGATCATCGAGGCCAAGAGCCGCGGCATCTACGAGGCCCCCGGCATGGCGCTGCTGCACGCCGCCTACGAGCGGCTGGTCAACGCCATCCACAACGAGGACACCCTGGCCAGCTACCACACCGAGGGCCGCAAGCTGGGCAGGCTGCTCTACGAGGGCCGCTGGCTGGACCCGCAGTCGCTGATGATCCGCGAGGCGCTGCAGCGCTGGGTCGGCAACGCGGTCACCGGCGAGGTCACCCTGCGCCTGCGGCGCGGCGAGGACTTCTCCGTGCTGGACACCTCCGGCCCCTGGTTCAGCTACCACCCGGACAAGCTGTCCATGGAGCGCACCGAGGACTCCGCGTTCGGCCCGGTGGACCGGATCGGCCAGCTCACCATGCGCAACCTGGACATCGCCGACTCCCGTGCCCGGCTGGAGCAGTACGCCGGACTCGGCATGGTCGGCAGCACGCACCCCGCGCTGCTGGGCGTCCAGCAGGTGCCGCCGACCGAGCTGGTCGGCGACATGCCCGAGGGTGGCGCGGAGGCCATCGCCTCCCGCGGCATGGCCGAGGGCGATGACGAGCTGCTCGACTTCGCCGCGATCGAGTCCGGCGCGGACTAG
- a CDS encoding FGGY-family carbohydrate kinase yields the protein MADQGLLLGIDIGTASSKGVLTRRDGTVLATATRAHQTSTPRPGWFEHDADAVWWADFRALARELAQAGPVAAVAVSGIGPCYLPADGAGRPLRPAILYGVDTRATEQISALTAELGEQDILARGGTALSSQAVGPKIRWVAEQEPEVHRRTELWFMASSYLVHRLTGRFVLDHHSASQCDPLYDLHAADWARDWAARVAPGLPLPELLWPTEIAGVITEEAARETGLPPGIPVTAGTVDAWAEATSVGVSAPGDTMIMYGSTMFLIQVPADPVPAPELWTTRGVFPGTYSLAAGMATSGSITDWLRGLLGGEVSTLLEEAARVPAGSNGLLVLPYFAGERTPIFDPDARGIIAGLTLRHGRAELYRAALEGVAHGVRHNLEAMAAAGGQADRLVAVGGGAQGSLWTQIVSDVTGRAQDVPRHTMGACLGNAMLAAGALGERVDARRWNPVAATVAPDPARVQVYADSHRHYRALYPSTVDTAHFLARQQRQSGGS from the coding sequence GTGGCCGACCAGGGACTGCTGCTCGGGATCGACATCGGGACCGCCAGCAGCAAAGGCGTGCTGACCCGGCGGGACGGCACCGTGCTGGCCACCGCGACCAGGGCGCACCAGACCTCGACCCCGCGGCCGGGCTGGTTCGAGCACGACGCGGACGCGGTGTGGTGGGCCGATTTCCGGGCGCTGGCCAGGGAACTGGCCCAGGCCGGGCCGGTGGCCGCGGTCGCGGTCAGCGGGATCGGCCCTTGTTACCTGCCTGCCGACGGCGCGGGCAGGCCGCTGCGCCCGGCGATCCTCTACGGCGTGGACACCAGGGCGACCGAGCAGATCAGCGCGCTTACCGCCGAACTGGGTGAGCAGGACATCCTGGCCCGCGGCGGCACCGCGCTGTCCAGCCAGGCGGTCGGACCCAAGATCCGCTGGGTGGCCGAGCAGGAGCCCGAGGTGCACCGCCGGACCGAGCTGTGGTTCATGGCCAGCTCCTACCTGGTGCACCGGCTCACCGGCCGGTTCGTGCTCGACCACCACTCGGCCAGCCAGTGCGATCCGCTCTACGACCTGCACGCCGCGGACTGGGCGCGGGACTGGGCGGCGCGAGTCGCGCCCGGCCTGCCGCTGCCGGAGCTGTTGTGGCCCACCGAGATCGCGGGTGTGATCACCGAGGAGGCGGCGCGGGAGACCGGGCTGCCGCCGGGAATCCCGGTCACCGCGGGCACGGTGGACGCCTGGGCCGAGGCGACCAGCGTCGGCGTCAGCGCGCCCGGCGATACCATGATCATGTACGGCAGCACCATGTTCCTGATCCAGGTGCCCGCCGATCCCGTGCCCGCGCCGGAGCTGTGGACCACCAGGGGCGTGTTCCCCGGCACCTACAGCCTGGCCGCCGGGATGGCCACCTCCGGCTCGATCACCGACTGGCTGCGCGGCCTGCTCGGCGGCGAGGTCAGCACCCTGCTGGAGGAGGCGGCGCGGGTGCCAGCCGGTAGCAACGGCCTGCTCGTGCTGCCCTACTTCGCCGGGGAGCGCACGCCGATCTTCGACCCGGACGCCCGCGGCATCATCGCCGGACTCACCCTGCGGCACGGCCGCGCCGAGCTGTACCGGGCCGCCCTGGAAGGCGTGGCGCACGGCGTCCGGCACAACCTGGAGGCCATGGCCGCCGCGGGCGGGCAGGCCGACCGGCTGGTCGCGGTGGGCGGCGGCGCGCAGGGCTCGCTGTGGACCCAGATCGTCAGCGATGTCACCGGGCGCGCGCAGGACGTTCCCCGGCACACCATGGGGGCCTGCCTCGGCAACGCGATGCTGGCCGCCGGAGCGCTCGGCGAGCGGGTGGACGCGCGGCGGTGGAACCCGGTGGCCGCCACGGTGGCACCCGACCCGGCGCGGGTTCAGGTCTACGCGGACAGCCACCGGCACTACCGCGCGCTGTATCCGTCCACTGTAGACACAGCGCACTTCCTGGCGCGGCAGCAGCGTCAGTCCGGCGGTTCCTGA
- the folP gene encoding dihydropteroate synthase, with translation MIMAIINRTPDSFYDGGANFADEAAMASVAKAVAEGADIIDIGGVKAGPGVEVGVAEEIARTVPFVVAVRARFPEVVISIDTWRAEVARVACAEGADLINDTWAAADPALIEVAAEFGAGFVCSHTGGLTPRHRPFRVRFADLVGEVVAETTQRAESLVRQGVPRAGILIDPTHDFGKNTWHGLELLRRADELVGTGWPVLMALSNKDFVGETLGVPLAERVDGTLAATAIAAHAGAAVFRAHQVARTRTVLDTVATLLACPPST, from the coding sequence ATGATCATGGCGATCATCAACCGCACCCCCGACTCCTTCTACGACGGCGGCGCCAACTTCGCCGACGAGGCCGCGATGGCCTCGGTGGCCAAGGCGGTGGCCGAGGGCGCGGACATCATCGACATCGGCGGCGTCAAGGCCGGGCCCGGGGTCGAGGTGGGGGTGGCCGAGGAGATCGCCAGGACGGTGCCGTTCGTGGTCGCGGTGCGCGCCCGGTTCCCCGAGGTGGTGATCAGCATCGACACCTGGCGGGCCGAGGTGGCCAGGGTGGCCTGCGCCGAGGGCGCGGACCTGATCAACGACACCTGGGCGGCGGCCGACCCCGCGCTGATCGAGGTGGCCGCGGAGTTCGGCGCCGGGTTCGTCTGCTCGCACACCGGCGGGCTGACGCCCCGGCACCGCCCGTTCCGGGTGCGCTTCGCCGACCTGGTCGGCGAGGTGGTCGCCGAGACCACGCAGCGGGCGGAAAGCCTGGTGCGCCAAGGCGTGCCGAGGGCGGGCATCCTGATCGACCCGACCCACGACTTCGGCAAGAACACCTGGCACGGGCTGGAGCTGTTGCGCCGGGCGGACGAGCTGGTGGGCACCGGGTGGCCGGTGCTGATGGCCCTGTCCAACAAGGACTTCGTCGGCGAGACCCTCGGGGTGCCACTGGCCGAGCGGGTGGACGGCACGCTGGCCGCCACCGCGATCGCCGCGCACGCCGGGGCCGCGGTGTTCCGGGCGCACCAGGTCGCCCGCACCCGGACGGTGCTCGACACCGTCGCTACGCTGCTGGCGTGTCCACCCTCGACCTGA
- a CDS encoding nitroreductase family protein — MTPDELLTTTRSVRKRLDLHRPVPRELIEECLEIALQAPSGSNRQSWHWLVVTDRDQRAAIGEFYRRAVAEYLDSSGAAGKLFADDPERAKVQSKVGSSVAYLGEKMGEVPVLVIPCLRAPKLPAGNQAGLWGSILPAAWSYMLAARARGLGTAWTTLHLAFETEIAGLLGLPADVRQAALIPTAYAVGTDFRRAARQPLSDVLHFDRW; from the coding sequence CTGACCCCAGACGAGCTGCTGACCACCACCCGCTCGGTCCGCAAACGCCTCGACCTGCACCGCCCGGTGCCGCGCGAGCTGATCGAGGAGTGCCTGGAGATCGCGTTGCAGGCGCCCTCGGGCAGCAACCGGCAGAGCTGGCACTGGCTGGTGGTCACCGACCGGGACCAGCGGGCCGCGATCGGCGAGTTCTACCGGCGCGCGGTGGCCGAGTACCTGGACTCCAGTGGCGCGGCGGGCAAGCTGTTCGCTGATGACCCGGAGCGGGCCAAGGTGCAGTCCAAGGTGGGCAGCAGCGTGGCCTACCTGGGCGAGAAGATGGGCGAGGTGCCGGTGCTGGTCATCCCGTGCCTGCGCGCGCCGAAACTGCCGGCGGGCAACCAGGCCGGGCTGTGGGGCTCGATCCTGCCGGCGGCCTGGAGCTACATGCTGGCCGCCCGCGCCAGGGGCCTGGGCACCGCGTGGACGACCTTGCACCTGGCGTTCGAAACCGAGATCGCCGGGCTGCTCGGACTGCCCGCGGATGTCCGTCAGGCGGCGCTGATACCCACCGCCTACGCTGTCGGCACGGACTTCCGGCGCGCGGCGCGCCAGCCGCTGTCCGACGTGCTGCATTTCGACCGTTGGTGA
- a CDS encoding GGDEF domain-containing protein, with the protein MTAPGSSADPVDPACQSCGHAATDRLTGLLDRWGWDERAPAELAQAAAQQDSLALLVIDIDHFKRFNDRFGHIAGDAVIKAVADTVRRSTRETDVLGRYGGHGGDEFLVLLRQTDAAEALSVAHRIRTGVRAIAVDAPSTDGGIIRLDKVTTSIGVCARVPAAEEDLTTFVVAADAALQVAKQAGRDRIRLAEDSRTPLPVPLARHRAEPVTPVRRYVPVLVGLGSALAAFAYIVAFAPPPEREEPAMAAAQLAPATPPTPSVETTVVVVTTVLAPPPPAPPPRPASKAAAVKKKPTTSKPAPATTTTEQKPLVDVCLIMRQMIGRGC; encoded by the coding sequence ATGACCGCGCCCGGTTCGAGCGCCGATCCCGTGGACCCGGCCTGCCAGTCCTGCGGCCACGCCGCCACCGACCGCCTGACCGGTCTGCTGGACCGCTGGGGCTGGGACGAGCGGGCCCCGGCCGAGCTCGCGCAGGCCGCCGCGCAGCAGGACTCGCTGGCGCTGCTGGTGATCGACATCGACCACTTCAAGCGGTTCAACGACCGGTTCGGGCACATCGCCGGGGACGCGGTGATCAAGGCGGTGGCCGACACCGTGCGCCGCTCCACCAGGGAGACCGACGTGCTCGGCCGCTACGGCGGGCACGGCGGCGACGAGTTCCTGGTGCTGCTGCGCCAGACCGACGCGGCCGAGGCGCTCTCGGTGGCGCACCGCATCCGCACCGGCGTGCGCGCGATCGCGGTGGACGCGCCCAGCACCGACGGCGGCATCATCCGGCTGGACAAGGTGACCACCTCGATCGGCGTGTGCGCCAGGGTGCCCGCTGCTGAGGAGGACCTGACCACGTTCGTGGTGGCCGCCGACGCCGCGCTCCAGGTGGCCAAGCAGGCGGGCCGGGACCGGATCCGGCTGGCCGAGGACTCCCGCACCCCGCTGCCGGTGCCGCTGGCCAGGCACCGCGCGGAACCGGTCACCCCGGTCCGGCGGTACGTGCCGGTGCTGGTCGGCCTGGGCTCCGCGCTGGCCGCCTTCGCCTACATCGTGGCCTTCGCGCCGCCGCCGGAGCGGGAGGAACCGGCGATGGCGGCCGCGCAGCTCGCCCCGGCCACCCCGCCCACGCCTTCGGTGGAGACCACTGTGGTCGTGGTGACCACGGTTCTCGCCCCGCCGCCGCCCGCCCCGCCGCCGCGCCCGGCGAGCAAGGCGGCCGCGGTGAAGAAGAAGCCCACCACCAGCAAGCCCGCGCCGGCCACCACGACCACCGAGCAGAAGCCGCTGGTCGACGTCTGCCTGATCATGCGGCAGATGATCGGCCGGGGCTGCTAG